The segment ATAAACTTTAAAACAATGCCAAGAATGTATGGAAAATTTAAAAATAGGATATGCTTTCTCCCAAATGCACTGCATCTTACTTGTTCACAACAGTAAAACAGTaatttgatttcaaacatgttttggcTGTGAGACAGCAATTCATAAGCAGATAGtaacacatatatatcataATAAAGGATGACAGTTTTCATTCAAATCAACAGGTTATTACAGCAACCCTGAACTCTTCTGGTTTGCATCCAAAAACTAAAGAAGAGGTAGAAAAAAAGTGGAAGAACATAAAGAGTctgtcaaaacaaaaatattcggACTTCAGCAGAATGACTAAAGGAACAGGCAAGTAACGGACTTCAGTTCATAAATACTGTATATGTGTCACAGGTGTTAAATGATAACAATCAGTCTTCTGCCAGTTGTCTTGATAAAGAAGTTATTACTGATGGATTAATATTCAGTAACAATCTTCTCTGCATATTTGTTGTTGTATTTCTTTTATGAagggtaatattttttttaaaaatgtgatcCAGAACCAAATGGAACAGTGATTGTCCTATTTTCTTATTCCAATGGATATATATATGAAGttattttacataaaatatatcaaattaATGATTGTGATTAAATTTTAATATAGGAGGTGGACCAGCCCCAACACCAGTCAGCCCAGTGACCAATGCTGTCATTGATGTTTTAGGCCAGGACAATGTGGCACTGACAGGAGTGCCTGGGTCACTTGACTCAACAATGCTGCATGTACTTGACTTTGTACCAACTGATGAAAGGTAAACATGAATGATACGAAGTACCGTTTAGAACATGATCACATAACTTGTGCATAAATGCGATCACACACTGTTGGTGTGGCATATGTGCACTCTCTATTGTAATAAATGTAATGAACAACTTCCATTATTACTTATATCTACTTGTAATAACATGAAACAAGTCCAGTTATTACAGAaacaatatgtatataaatgttgttttttgtagACAGATTTATGCAGCCGTGTGTGACCCCCCATGCACAGCCAGAGGGAGCGACAGTGGGTCCTGAGGAGCCGCCAGCAATCCATCACAATGCTACAGGACGCCCCACAGTTGAAGCTCTGTTAAAACAGAAATTGCAACTAGAAATAGAATGCCTCAAATTGAAAAAGGAGTACCTAAACAGAAGATAATGAAACTGAATTAATTTAAACTGCCataaatgttgatgttgaatatTAGACATATGTACATACTTGGATAGTCATATTCCATTTTCTTCTAAATATATGGATAAAACAGATTCAGTTAGAAACGAGAAGTATTTTGCGACTTAAATTTAACAGAACATTATCTACCATTTATAGTCCAAACTCAGACACTATGAAATAAGATCCTAATTTCCTACATGGAATGTGTGTATAGGCGAAATGCTCCCTGTATCTCAGTGCAGCCACTGGTGTAGGGATCCCTGGTACACCTCCATTATGCTCATCCTGCCTCCCAGATCCATCATTCCCATCTGTGGGTGGTACTTTTTCTGTCCTTGCATATGTTGTGTAGGACAGTACATGCTATGATCACCTGATATAGTTAGGGATAAATGAAATTACATTCAAACATCAATTAAGGCAAAGCCAggcaatatatattttgagatgATGAACTATTCTATACATAcgctacccatcaaaagtttagaatcactagtgtaaatgtagccacatacttcagtcaactgttcaaaaatatattttgcaaagtaatacatattgttgaaataactgtttacatatgaattgatgtattgtgaaacaaatttgtaacattgaaaagattattgacaTGTGCTCAATAAATGATTAGACTCTAGCTGTGAAAAATGCCATTTCCTTATAAAAAAATTACACCAAACTGCAGCTTTTCACATGTACAATACTTGTACATACTTtaaacagtttgatgaatgatCCTCATGCAGTTAATCATACATCCTGCAAAACTGTAATTTCTTCATCATAGTTTTGCCATTCAGCTTTGTTACCTTGTCATTTTTTTTGTATAATTTATGAAGCAAGTAAAGTGTGCTAAAGACATAACTGTTGttgattatatttttcttaCCTTGCAAGCCTTATCAGGTTTTAACCTGATTTCCCCATGAAGAACAGGAAATCTGCGCTTGAGTTGGCCAATTGCCCTTTCAACTGGGCTCCTTGTTCTTTTATGTGATCTGGGTTATGAAAACAACATAATAGAGTAAGCCTGTACATAAATCTGCAGCACTTCAAGAATTGTTTGTCTTACCATTGTAAACTGCCATTTATTCAGTAAGTAACtctgaaaattaaaaataactAGTAATTCATTAACATAGTTTATTTTGGTGGATTATTATGTTTTTGGAAAAATAATTCCTAGTATTATTCAGCATACTCATAAAGAGCCTACATCCTGATTACggttatattatttatatacatcATTTTATATGCGTAATTCTTATATCCTTATAAAAATTTCGCATGTTACTTAcactgtttttgtatttttccGTACCGCTTTGGTTATCCAGACTAAATGTAACAACTATTATGCTCTATAATAATTAATGACAACGAGTCCCCAATGTTTATGCGAGGTAAATACAAGGGACACCACTCTATGTTGCAATTAGCAACTGTACACGGAAGTTGACGTACCTGTTGTAGAAAAAATGGTTTGCATCTGCACTAGGCCAATCTGTGActtatgtactgtatatacatgtaacttctcagaaaaaaaataaaactgcatgaaacctcaatattttttctgtccaacatatattttatggcaaaagaataaagagatttgctgcactgatagaggtgtaagagttacatcatctctacttcatcaaagctttgcaaaaatgcatttctgctttcatagagaatgttttcaaatcatgtatataccatgggagtttactcctatttcacaaaagaagggggtcatgggttgattctatacatgactggggctgcctagatcatatcaacccagaatatattttgaacgaccaaaatcatggaatacaggccagaaattggagagatttcatattaagcagctttagcatcttgacatatgtaaggctggttgatgaagtttgtcagaaagtattaagtgaggagatgcataatgcctagctgtctggaacactgatcagagtaccctgccgcctgttcatcgatcaaggcaaatgaccccttaaactgATGAAGTCACTTTtagaccacagcatgataggaacttatgcttgaatctattgattcatcaagctaagactttaaaaaacttccaggaaatcaaaactgtttactgtgtattgttttgaggttgttagacttgacagtttcatgtataagccagtttacaaggtacaaagtgaaaatatcctcataattttggaaattgattggttaacctgcccaaaactgaatatttctattcagagttaacagtatttgacagtatcagcttaaaacagtgtttctctgcaataatttatgggttactgggtgacaagaagacatattgtctatgggtaaacaagggagataatttaaagacatcacacactctcatgtcaataaaatttgtggtcagacccactctacaggggtcagttgttattatttacatctaatcaacttcttgggttcatgtacagcccttaattcatgtctggcaaaaagaaatactgcacagtgaggcattaagagagcatGGTCAGAAACCTCTAATGGATGATGATGACTGAGtggtggaagttaccagtcagacactgtggtgttttaactggactggggtacttaaatgtactgtatgtacctatatatccaagtactgcaactgctacaaggtggtaaggcatatcgaagaaaagggcgtgtgcttgattagacgcagtcaacaacagacttcagaccggcttgtcgaaataccacactggatgtgaaggcttctgtttctgctgtatgtgtgcatacacacctccccactcatcaacaggcattctgcaagctgaaaataatgttgctattacattaaatgtcaaatcataaaatccaaatcagcaatgagacagttgtagataaaacaaaaaataattttgaaagtcatatgtgttaaaaagggggattttttttaaaaaaaggaaagaaaattaagttgattcacatgcaaaaggggtcagacagaaagaattgaccatatgcttcagtgtttacatttaaaacaagggtttgtgacacgTTCAGCTGTCcagtgaacatatttcatgattttcttatcatttaactttaatttgaccctcaggggattacctcagacactcacattgttataatagtgttgattttggcttactttgttgtcaaattcatcagttccaacaaattcagaagcaggtaaccattaatcaagggtagaactcaccataggggtctattaccactgttgcgcctcaaaacgaagcaacgttcatattcacaacactagaacaatctattccacttAAAACAACCCTATCTTTACTCCAatcacctttaaatttgcctccacattactactgacttgtttccatggtgaaataaacacaggaaggcatgtaaagtatgacttactgaaatgtgctcgaaccctacaggttacacaacaccaaatgttttcccatagacttctatagtaaccttatatttttaaaaaaaatatccaggctatcaacagccattccatgtacacatgggcacagtttggcctctaagctacaataaaacacaagttgtggccaacttgtccggcacatttgccaagcacaggaagcggaacacatcaacccccagctccgaacctatatgtacacacataagcataacccatggtgataaaaatgacagcactaaatacttaaaattgtggtcagttttaataacagggtggatgtgcttttaaaacacatacacatcttacactatttcatccaatcacagctgtcacaggcctctgtccgtttgagttgtttccatacggtcctcgctcgggcagcatgtgatactgatatagtgtagtggaacctgtagTTTGTTTGTGGTCCAGCCAATGGTCTTAGGAAAGGGGTTAGTAGCCACTTCTTACAGGGGTAACAACTGTCACCGAGAAGGTGACATCCGATAGGGACAACACCTCGGTCGAATAACTGGTAGAGACCGCTGTTAGTCAATATGCGCGAATCGTGTGTCGATCCAGGCCACCGAGCGACGTCAATTATCGTGTCTTCGCTATCGAAAGCGATTTGTGTATTGATGCTGTGGTAATTATGCCGGTTTACAAACTCATTTTCGTTTTCTGTTGGAGCTTGAATCTGAACGTGTGTTCCGTCGATCATCCCCACAACTCCGGGAAAGTGTGCAATCTGATAAAGTTTTCACGCCTGATGTCACGAAGTTGAAGGGGGAAGCAAACGAACTGTTTGACAATCCTGTCAGATGACAAACTTCGTATGCAGTCATTCACAACTCTGGAAATAGTTGGCTGACTGACACCTTGGTCGTCCGCATTACACAACTGAAATTTTCCGGTGACAAAATACCTCAGTGTGATGAGTGTCTTGTGTGGCATCCAGTGCGTGGTTACGGGTGGTTGTGGGCTCTACGTCTGGCGCTATTAGACTGGCAACGAATCTAATGCCATTCCCATCAAGATGGTATCACCGAATTAGTTCTTCATCACTGTTATTCAACGAGACGTGGCCTTCTTTGTTGAAATCAACGACGCCTCCTCGCTAAGGTAGCCATGTTGTTTACTGACTTAAGTCAAACACCTTCTAGTTAAGCCAACCCCTGCCCGGTCTAAAGATTTAAGTCAGAAATTGCCAAAACTTAAGCCTAAGCTGCTTTATGAATATGACTTAAGTAAAATCACAAAACTTAAGTCAGAAAGAGTGAAAACCTTAGTTTTTCtaaaaaacttaagtttttttTCTGACTTAAGTTCTTATATGAATACCGCCCCTGAACTGATTGTCCACATGGTACATCGAACTTCTATTGAAGTAAAACTTGCTTAGTGTCCATCTGGggcaatgagcctgaactgagatacagctgactgagtgttcacctggtacaccgaacttctactgagataaaACTTCCTGAGTGTCCACATGgcacaatgagcctgaactaagatacagctgactgagtgtacatctggtacaccaaacttctaatgagatacaactacccgtgtgtcggcctagtacaataaacctgaactgacatataacttgctcggtgtccacctggtacaatgagccagaactgaggtacaacttgctgggtctcccctggtacaatgagcctgaactgagatacagatgactgggtctCCAAAtggcacaccaaacttctattgagatacaacttgctgggtgtccacctcgtataatgaacctgaactgagatacagctgacagagcgtccacctggtaTACCAAACTTCTACTGAGGCAGaacttcctgactgtccatttggtacaatgagcctgaactcagatacagttagcTGAGTTTTCAAgaggtacaatgagcctgaactcagataaaGCTGACTGAGTATCCACATGGTACACTAAACTTataatgagatacaactacccgtgtgtcggtctggtacaataaacctgaactgacatataacctcctgggtgtccaactggtacaatgagcctgaactgagacacagttgattgagtgtccacctggtacaccgaacttctactgagataaaacttgctgggtctgcccctggtacaatgagcctgaactgagatacagttgactgagtgtacatctggtacaccaaacttctaatgagatacaactacccatGTGTCGGCCTGGTACAaaaaacctgaactgacatataacatgCTCGGTgtacacctggtacaatgaccctgaactgagatacaacttgctgggtctgcccctggtacaatgagcctgaactgagacacagatgactgggtgtccacctggtacaccatacttctattgagatacaacttcctgggtgtccacctcgtacaatgaacctgaactgagatgcagatgactgagtgtccacctggtacaccaaatttctattgagacacaacttcctgactctCCATctagtacaatgagcctgaactcagatacagttaaatcagttttcaagtgctacaataaacctgaactgagatacagctaactgagtgtttgcctagtacaccaaactcctaataagatagaacttgctgagtgtctacctcgtacaatgagcctgaactgagatacagctgattgagtgtccacctggtacaccaaacttctaatgagatacaagtgACCAGGTGTCGGTCGGgtaaaataaacctgaactgacatataacctcctgggtgtccaactggtacaatgagcctgaactgaggtacaacttgctgggtctccactggtacaatgagcctgaactaagatacagctgactgagtgtacatctggtacaccaaacttctaatgagatacaactacccgtgtgtCGGCCTAGTACAATAAACCTGAGCTGACATATAActtgctcggtgtccacctggtacaatgagccagaactgaggtacaacttgctgggtctccactggtacaatgagcctgaactgagatacagatgactgggtctCCAAAtggcacaccaaacttctattgagatacaacttgctgggtgtccacctcgtataatgaacctgaactgagatacagctgacagagcgtccacctggtataccgaacttctactgaggcagaacttcctgactgtccatttggtacaatgagcctgaactcagatacagttaactgagttttcaagaggtacaatgagcctgaactcagatacaccTGACTGAGTATCCACGTGGTACACTAAACTTataatgagatacaactacccgtgtgtcggtctggtacaataaacctgaactgacatataacctcctgggtgtccaactggtacaatgagcctgaactgagatacagttgattgagtgtccacctgcTCCACCGAACTtctaatgaaataaaacttgcttagtgtccatctggtgcaatgagcctgaactgagatacagctgactgagtgtacatctggtacaccaaacttctaatgagatacaactacccgtgtgtcggcctagtacaataaacctgaactgacatataacttgctcggtgtccacctgaTACAATGAGCCagaactgaggtacaacttgctgggtctcccctggtacaatgagcctgaactgagatacagatgactgcgtgtccacctggcacaccaaacttctattgagatacaacttgctgggtgtccacctcgtacaatgaacctgaactgagatacagctgacagagcgtccacctggtataccgaacttctactgaggcagaacttcctgactgtccatttggtacaatgagcctgaactcacatacagttaactgagttttcaagaggtacaatgagcctgaactcagatacagctgactgagtatcCACATTGTACACTAAACTTataatgagatacaactacccgtgtgtCGGTCAGGTACAATAAActtgaactgacatataacctcctgggtgtccaactggtacaatgagcctgaactgagatacagttgATTGAGTATCCACTTGCTACACCGAACTTAGACTGAGACAAAACTTGCTgcgtgtccacctggtacaatgagcctgaactgaggtacaacttgctgggtctcccctggtacaatgagcctgaactgagatacagatgactgtgTGCCCACCtggcacaccaaacttctattgagatacaacttgccgggtgtccacctcgtacaatgaacctgaactgagacacagctgactgagtgtccacctggtacaccaaacttctgttgagataaaacttgctgggtgtccaaCTCGTagaatgaacctgaactgataTACAGATCACTGAGTGTCCACCGAGTAGACCAAATttctactgagacacaacttcctCACTCTCCATctagtacaatgagcctgaactcagatacagttaaatcACTCTTCAAATGGTataatgagcctgaactgagatacagctaactgagtgtttgcctagtacaccaaagtcctattaagatagaacttgctgggtgtccacctcgtacaatgaacctgaactgagatacagctgacagagcgtccacctggtacaccgaacttctactgagacagaacttcctgactgtccatGAGGTACAATAAGCCTCAACTCGGATAcagttaactgagttttcaagtggtacaataaacctgaactgagatacagatgacagagcgtccacctggtacaccgaacttctactgagacggaacttcctgactgtccatgtggtacaatgagcctgaactcagatacagttagcTGAGTTTTCAAGGGgtgcaatgagcctgaactgagatacagctgactgagtgtccacctgctCCACCGAACTtctaatgaaataaaacttgcttagtgtccatctggtgcaatgagcctgaactgagatacagctgactcagtgtacatgtggtacaccaaacttctaatgagatacaactacccgtgtgtcggcctagtacaataaacctgaactgacatataacttgctcggtgtccacctggtacaatgagccagaactgaggtacaacttgctgggtctcccctggtacaatgagcctgaactgagatacagatgactgggtctCCAAAtggcacaccaaacttctattgagatacaacttcctgggtgtccacctcgtacaatgaacctgaactgagatacagctgactgagtgtccacctggtacaccaaacttctgttgagatacaacttgctgggtgtccaaCTCGTagaatgaacctgaactgagatacagatcactgagtgtccacctggtagaCCAAATTTCTACTGAGACAAAACTTCCTGACTCTCCATctagtacaatgagcctgaactcagatacagttaaatcACTTTTCAAGTGGTataatgagcctgaactgagatacagctaactgagtgtttgcctagtacaccaaagtcctaataagatagaacttgctgggtgtccacctcgtacaatgagcctgaactgagatacagatgacagagcgtccacctggtacaccgaacttctactgagacagaacttcctgactgtccatGAGGTACAATAAGCCTCAACTCGGACAcagttaactgagttttcaagtggtacaataaacctgaactgagatacagatgacagagcgtccacctggtacaccgaacttctactgagacggaacttcctgactgtccatgtggtacaatgagcctgaactcagatacagctgactcagtgtacatgtggtacaccaaacttctaatgagatacaactacccgtgtgtcggcctagtacaataaacctgaactcaCATATAActtgctcggtgtccacctggtacaatgagccagaactgaggtacaacttgctgggtctcccctggtacaatgagcctgaactgagatacagatgactgggtctCCAAAtggcacaccaaacttctattgagatataacttgctgggtgtccacctcgtataatgaacctgaactgagatacagctgacagagcgtccacctggtaTACCGAACTTCTACTAAGGCAGaacttcctgactgtccatttggtacaatgagcctgaactcagatacagttaactgagttttcaagaggtacaatgagcctgaactcagatacagctgactgagtatcCGCGTTGTACACTAAACTTataatgagatacaactacccgtgtgtcggtctggtacaataaacctgaactgacatataacctcctgggtgtccaactggtacaatgagcctgaactgaggtacaacttgctgggtctccccttggtacaatgagcctgaactgagatacagatgacagagcctccacctggtacaccaaacttctattgagatacaacttcctgggtgtcggtctggtacaataaacctgaactgacatataacctcctCGGTGTCCAACTGGTAccatgagcctgaactgagatacagctgattgagtgtccacctggtacaccgaacttctactgagacaaAACTTGCTg is part of the Haliotis asinina isolate JCU_RB_2024 chromosome 6, JCU_Hal_asi_v2, whole genome shotgun sequence genome and harbors:
- the LOC137287030 gene encoding nuclear apoptosis-inducing factor 1-like, with protein sequence MSEAEAKRRKPNWNKDEVLLLTELIKTKASVLEGKFGPGVTSAKRQEAWQVITATLNSSGLHPKTKEEVEKKWKNIKSLSKQKYSDFSRMTKGTGGGPAPTPVSPVTNAVIDVLGQDNVALTGVPGSLDSTMLHVLDFVPTDERQIYAAVCDPPCTARGSDSGS